The Roseibaca calidilacus genome has a window encoding:
- a CDS encoding ABC transporter substrate-binding protein, giving the protein MKHSTARNIQTGQSVAVQPRDAAVALNDPDVDRVADFLSDLLVELDSGLEPSTPNPHLRMILHLMRSHSEGRIVSPSSLVASAGVPYATATRKLAEVEAAGLIDRRARTRTGKSHSLHPSANLLEGFSQLADRIDRLARQSFGLAGPAPETTDYYFGGSYQPGRAAIAPPRALPEPLKLSGGLRILVHGDPTFMVMEGLKRQFEQIVGTTIHQRAFSIDRLREEALRNAERPKSRYDLIAVDLPWVGEFVEKGVIRPLDGVMDVARLDPADFHTAGWRAAHWDGRPYGVPSQTTPELMFYRKDWFANEGLEPPTTTDAVIAAARQLHNPQRGRYGVAWNAARGTALGHTFMMTCGAFGQPIIDMPRIAGGYDTDRLAQGGFTPTLNTDRALEAADYLMQLLDYSPPDILSMSWYERVRPYGAGHVAMAYGYTLLAPYFELNENSPAHGNTGYLPHPHGPKGNPIAPVGGYVLCVPANLAEERIDDTVEALVTFTSPGAQKLYAQNGSRTEPRYSVGADPEVRRLSPIFGLLDQMSWRDELQFWPRPPIPQVSDIIDLCGRELHDMLRGIVTPRDALDRVQSEAEKILKSKVT; this is encoded by the coding sequence ATGAAACACAGCACGGCACGAAATATTCAAACCGGACAATCCGTGGCAGTCCAGCCGCGCGATGCTGCTGTGGCCTTGAACGACCCCGATGTGGACCGGGTAGCTGATTTTCTAAGCGATCTTCTGGTCGAGTTGGACAGCGGGCTAGAACCCAGCACGCCCAACCCGCATTTGCGGATGATCCTGCACCTGATGCGCAGCCATTCGGAAGGGCGGATCGTCTCGCCCTCGTCGCTGGTTGCCTCTGCGGGCGTGCCCTATGCCACGGCCACCCGCAAACTGGCAGAGGTGGAAGCAGCTGGCCTGATCGACCGCCGCGCGCGCACCCGCACCGGAAAAAGCCATTCCTTACACCCCAGCGCCAACCTGCTGGAAGGGTTCAGCCAATTGGCAGACCGCATCGACCGGCTTGCACGGCAGTCCTTTGGTCTGGCCGGGCCAGCACCCGAAACCACGGATTACTATTTCGGCGGATCATACCAGCCCGGCCGCGCCGCCATTGCCCCGCCGCGCGCCCTGCCAGAACCGCTGAAACTGTCGGGGGGTTTGCGCATTCTGGTGCATGGCGACCCGACCTTCATGGTCATGGAAGGGCTAAAACGCCAATTTGAACAAATCGTTGGCACCACCATTCATCAGCGTGCTTTCAGCATCGACCGGCTGCGCGAAGAAGCGTTGCGCAACGCCGAACGCCCCAAAAGCCGTTACGATCTGATCGCCGTGGACCTGCCTTGGGTGGGCGAGTTCGTAGAGAAGGGCGTCATCCGCCCGCTGGACGGGGTTATGGACGTGGCGCGACTGGACCCGGCCGATTTTCACACAGCCGGGTGGCGCGCTGCGCATTGGGACGGTCGCCCCTACGGCGTGCCCAGCCAGACCACGCCGGAACTGATGTTCTACCGCAAGGACTGGTTCGCCAATGAGGGGCTGGAGCCGCCCACAACCACAGATGCCGTGATCGCCGCCGCGCGCCAGTTGCACAACCCGCAGCGGGGCCGCTACGGGGTGGCATGGAATGCCGCGCGCGGCACGGCGCTGGGGCATACATTCATGATGACCTGCGGTGCCTTCGGCCAGCCGATAATCGATATGCCCCGCATTGCTGGCGGGTATGACACTGACCGTCTGGCGCAAGGCGGGTTCACCCCAACGCTGAACACCGATCGCGCCCTGGAAGCAGCTGATTACCTGATGCAGCTTCTGGATTACTCACCGCCCGATATTCTATCCATGTCATGGTATGAGAGGGTGCGCCCCTACGGTGCGGGCCATGTGGCCATGGCCTATGGCTACACGCTGCTGGCCCCGTATTTTGAGCTGAACGAAAACAGCCCCGCGCATGGCAATACCGGGTATCTGCCGCATCCACATGGGCCGAAAGGCAACCCGATTGCGCCGGTGGGGGGTTATGTTCTGTGCGTGCCGGCCAATCTGGCGGAAGAGCGCATTGACGATACTGTCGAAGCGCTTGTCACCTTCACCTCGCCCGGCGCGCAGAAGCTATACGCCCAGAACGGCAGCCGGACAGAGCCGCGCTATTCCGTAGGCGCAGACCCAGAGGTGCGGCGCTTGTCGCCCATTTTCGGGCTGCTGGACCAGATGTCATGGCGTGACGAGCTGCAATTCTGGCCGCGCCCGCCGATTCCGCAAGTGTCGGACATCATCGACCTGTGCGGGCGCGAGCTGCACGACATGCTGCGGGGGATCGTCACCCCGCGCGACGCCTTGGACCGTGTGCAGTCCGAGGCAGAGAAAATCCTGAAATCCAAGGTCACTTAG
- a CDS encoding SDR family NAD(P)-dependent oxidoreductase, whose protein sequence is MDPNRLKGKNILITGAARGMGAANAEAFAAQGANVCLGDLSLEEAQEVADRINAAGNGKAIAVKMDVTKREDNAAVVAATVDAFGSINVGLFNAGLNKPRFFMDIDEDNWDMIMNVNTKAMWLGMQEVARQMIAQGPQDKPYKLVNVGSIASRKPLVDVTVYCTSKYGCLALTECGALGLAEHNITVNGYAPGVVVTPLWEQLDKDLVEIGFKERAGQAYDDIVANNLVIKRVSYPKDVVGTASFLCSDDSDYMTGQMISIDGGWVTK, encoded by the coding sequence ATGGACCCCAACCGCCTGAAGGGCAAAAACATCCTGATTACCGGTGCCGCGCGCGGCATGGGTGCCGCCAATGCCGAAGCCTTTGCCGCCCAAGGTGCCAATGTCTGCCTTGGCGACCTGTCGCTGGAAGAAGCGCAAGAGGTGGCCGACCGCATCAACGCCGCCGGAAACGGCAAGGCCATCGCGGTCAAGATGGATGTCACCAAGCGCGAGGACAACGCCGCCGTCGTTGCCGCCACGGTTGACGCCTTCGGGTCCATCAATGTCGGCCTGTTCAATGCGGGCCTGAACAAGCCCCGGTTCTTCATGGATATCGATGAAGACAACTGGGACATGATCATGAATGTGAACACCAAGGCGATGTGGCTGGGCATGCAAGAGGTCGCGCGCCAGATGATCGCGCAAGGCCCGCAGGACAAGCCCTATAAGCTAGTCAATGTCGGCTCTATCGCCAGCCGCAAACCGCTGGTGGATGTGACGGTTTACTGCACCTCGAAATACGGCTGTCTGGCGCTGACCGAATGCGGCGCGCTTGGGCTGGCGGAACATAACATTACCGTCAATGGCTACGCGCCCGGCGTGGTGGTCACGCCGCTATGGGAACAGCTGGACAAAGATTTGGTCGAAATCGGCTTCAAGGAACGCGCGGGCCAAGCCTATGACGACATTGTCGCGAACAATCTGGTCATCAAGCGCGTGTCCTACCCCAAGGATGTGGTCGGCACGGCGTCGTTCCTATGCTCCGATGACAGCGACTACATGACTGGCCAGATGATCTCTATCGATGGTGGCTGGGTTACAAAGTAA
- a CDS encoding M24 family metallopeptidase yields the protein MTRALMPNLLTPQDLKPNWEWRDRLPAWGHTSVDFERRVDHDRLRRYRLARTRQSLQNSPAGSLLLFDVNNIRYVSATKIGEWERDKMCRFCLLTGDDSPYVWDFGSAAVHHQRHSDWLEPDHCLAGVVGMRGTIPPEFGLMKKYAKMIAQLIKDAGMADMPVGVDYAETAMFHALQEEGIKVIDGQQIMLAAREIKNWDEIQLLTQAAAMVDGVYHMIYEELKPGVRENDIVALSNKLLYEMGSDDVEAINAISGERCNPHPHNFTDRLIRPGDQCFFDILQSYQGYRTCYYRTFNVGRATPAQNDAYVKAREWIDASIAMIKPGVTTDKVAEVWPTAESLGFPNEDAAFGLQFGHGLGLALHERPIISRAVSLDHPMEIQTGMVFALETYCPAADGYSAARIEEEVVVTETGCEVISLFPAEELPIANRY from the coding sequence ATGACACGCGCCCTGATGCCGAACCTTCTGACCCCGCAAGACCTGAAGCCCAATTGGGAATGGCGTGATCGCTTGCCCGCTTGGGGCCATACCTCGGTCGATTTCGAACGCCGGGTCGACCATGACCGCCTGCGCCGCTACCGGCTGGCGCGCACCCGGCAAAGCTTGCAGAACTCGCCCGCCGGGTCGCTGCTGTTGTTCGATGTGAACAATATTCGCTATGTCAGCGCCACCAAGATCGGCGAATGGGAACGCGACAAGATGTGCCGTTTCTGCCTGCTGACCGGCGATGACAGCCCCTATGTGTGGGATTTCGGCTCGGCTGCCGTGCACCATCAGCGCCATTCCGACTGGCTGGAACCGGACCATTGCTTGGCCGGTGTGGTCGGTATGCGCGGCACCATCCCGCCCGAATTTGGGCTGATGAAGAAATACGCCAAGATGATCGCCCAGCTCATCAAGGATGCGGGCATGGCCGATATGCCGGTGGGCGTGGATTACGCCGAAACCGCTATGTTCCATGCGCTTCAGGAAGAAGGCATCAAGGTCATCGACGGCCAGCAGATCATGCTTGCCGCGCGCGAAATCAAGAACTGGGACGAGATCCAGCTTCTGACGCAGGCCGCTGCGATGGTCGATGGCGTCTACCACATGATCTACGAAGAACTGAAACCCGGCGTGCGCGAGAACGACATCGTGGCACTCTCGAACAAGCTGCTGTATGAGATGGGGTCGGACGATGTGGAAGCGATCAACGCCATTTCAGGCGAGCGGTGCAACCCGCATCCGCATAACTTTACCGACCGGCTGATCCGGCCCGGCGACCAGTGCTTCTTTGACATTCTGCAAAGCTATCAGGGCTACCGCACCTGCTACTACCGCACCTTCAACGTGGGCCGCGCAACACCGGCGCAGAACGACGCCTATGTGAAGGCGCGTGAATGGATCGATGCGTCGATTGCCATGATCAAACCGGGTGTCACCACCGACAAGGTGGCCGAAGTCTGGCCCACCGCGGAATCCTTGGGCTTCCCGAACGAGGATGCCGCCTTCGGGCTGCAATTCGGCCACGGTCTGGGGCTGGCGCTGCACGAGCGGCCCATCATCAGCCGCGCGGTCAGTCTGGACCACCCGATGGAAATCCAGACCGGCATGGTCTTTGCGCTGGAAACCTATTGCCCCGCCGCCGATGGCTATTCCGCCGCCCGGATTGAGGAAGAGGTGGTCGTCACGGAAACCGGTTGCGAGGTGATCAGCCTGTTCCCGGCCGAAGAATTGCCGATTGCGAACCGCTACTGA
- a CDS encoding thiamine pyrophosphate-dependent dehydrogenase E1 component subunit alpha: protein MAKAKTNTEDYLRMYTQMVRIRTFEDNANQLYLSAKMPGLTHMYSGEEAVAVGICEALTDDDRITSTHRGHGHCVAKGAEFKEMFCELLGKAEGYCRGKGGSMHIADQSHGNLGANAIVGGSMGIATGSALRAKLQGSDDVTVCFFGDGATAQGLWYEVMNMAALWKLPVIYACENNGYSEYTKTEEIAAGSITARAEAFGIESHQVDGQDVLAVNELTQKLVARARKGEGPFFIELMTYRYHGHHVGDINREYYRSKDEEKDWKDNRDPIVRFRGYLVEQGIASEEEIEAINAAVEKDAADAVAYAEAAAYPDVSEVDMHIYAA from the coding sequence ATGGCCAAGGCCAAGACCAATACCGAAGACTACTTGCGAATGTATACCCAGATGGTGCGCATCCGCACCTTCGAGGATAACGCGAACCAGCTTTACCTGTCCGCCAAGATGCCGGGCCTGACGCATATGTATTCCGGCGAGGAAGCGGTGGCCGTGGGCATTTGCGAAGCGCTGACGGATGACGACCGCATCACCAGCACCCACCGGGGCCACGGGCATTGCGTGGCCAAGGGCGCGGAATTCAAGGAAATGTTCTGCGAGTTGCTGGGCAAGGCCGAGGGCTATTGCCGGGGCAAGGGCGGGTCAATGCATATTGCCGACCAAAGCCACGGCAACCTTGGCGCGAATGCCATTGTCGGCGGGTCCATGGGCATTGCCACAGGGTCCGCCCTGCGCGCCAAGCTGCAAGGGTCAGACGACGTGACCGTGTGTTTTTTTGGCGACGGCGCGACCGCGCAAGGGCTGTGGTACGAGGTGATGAACATGGCGGCACTCTGGAAGCTGCCGGTCATCTATGCCTGCGAGAATAACGGCTATTCCGAATACACCAAGACAGAGGAAATCGCCGCCGGGTCCATCACCGCGCGGGCCGAAGCCTTCGGGATCGAAAGCCACCAGGTCGATGGGCAGGATGTGCTGGCCGTCAATGAACTGACGCAAAAGCTGGTCGCCCGTGCGCGCAAGGGGGAAGGGCCGTTCTTCATCGAGTTGATGACCTATCGCTACCACGGCCACCATGTCGGCGACATCAACCGCGAATATTACCGATCCAAGGACGAAGAAAAGGACTGGAAAGACAACCGCGACCCGATCGTGCGGTTCCGGGGCTACTTGGTCGAACAAGGCATCGCATCCGAGGAGGAGATCGAGGCGATCAATGCGGCGGTCGAGAAGGACGCAGCCGATGCCGTCGCCTATGCCGAAGCTGCCGCCTACCCCGATGTGTCCGAAGTGGACATGCATATTTACGCCGCCTGA
- a CDS encoding alpha-ketoacid dehydrogenase subunit beta: MREITLSQAVNEAIAEEMRRDPTVFLMGEDVAEAGTPFKVLSGLVEEFGTERVLDTPISEPGFVGMAVGAAMTGARPIVDLMFGDFIYLVMDQLCNQAAKQHYMSGGKLTVPMVLRTNMGATRRSAAQHSQSLQAIVAHIPGLKVAMPSSAYEAKGLMKTAIRDNNPVVIFEDKLMYQDKAPVPEEEYLIPFGQAHIKREGSDITLIGTSSMVQVAEKAAEMLAAEGISAEVIDPRTIVPLDEATLLDSVKKTSRAIVIDEGHQSYGVTAEIASRLNEKAFYHLDAPVLRMGAMDVPVPFSPALEDITVPTPEGVAANARKLCAGEMIHAA; the protein is encoded by the coding sequence ATGCGCGAGATTACCCTGTCGCAGGCCGTAAACGAGGCGATTGCCGAGGAAATGCGCCGCGATCCGACCGTGTTCCTGATGGGCGAAGATGTGGCCGAGGCGGGCACGCCCTTCAAGGTGCTGTCGGGCCTTGTCGAGGAATTCGGAACCGAGCGCGTATTGGATACACCGATTTCCGAACCCGGATTCGTGGGCATGGCCGTCGGCGCCGCGATGACCGGCGCGCGCCCCATCGTGGACCTGATGTTCGGCGATTTCATCTATCTGGTCATGGACCAGCTTTGTAATCAGGCCGCCAAGCAACATTACATGTCGGGCGGCAAACTGACCGTGCCGATGGTGTTGCGCACGAATATGGGCGCGACGCGCCGCTCTGCCGCGCAGCATAGCCAAAGCCTGCAAGCCATCGTGGCGCATATTCCGGGGCTGAAAGTGGCCATGCCTTCATCAGCCTATGAAGCCAAGGGGCTGATGAAAACCGCCATCCGCGACAATAACCCGGTGGTGATTTTCGAAGACAAGCTGATGTATCAGGACAAGGCCCCTGTGCCGGAGGAGGAATATCTGATCCCCTTCGGCCAAGCGCATATCAAGCGCGAAGGGTCCGACATTACGCTGATCGGCACGTCTTCGATGGTGCAGGTGGCTGAAAAAGCCGCCGAGATGCTGGCCGCCGAAGGCATAAGCGCCGAGGTCATCGACCCGCGCACCATTGTGCCCTTGGATGAAGCAACGTTGCTGGACAGCGTAAAGAAAACCAGCCGCGCGATTGTCATAGATGAGGGCCATCAAAGCTATGGCGTAACCGCCGAGATCGCATCGCGCCTGAACGAAAAGGCATTCTACCATCTGGATGCACCTGTGCTGCGCATGGGGGCTATGGATGTGCCGGTGCCGTTCAGCCCCGCGCTGGAAGATATCACCGTGCCGACGCCCGAAGGCGTGGCCGCGAATGCGCGCAAGCTCTGCGCAGGAGAGATGATCCATGCCGCATGA
- a CDS encoding biotin/lipoyl-containing protein: MPHDVTMPQLGMAQDAGRIVAWLKAPGDAVAKGDALFEVETDKATMEVEAQASGYLTGVLADEGDDVPVGQVIARISDSAEDDSPAPAAAPEAAPVSDALPEGQQITMPQLGMAQDSGQMVGWLVELGAQVGPDDLLFEVETDKATMEVPAGASGYLAATLAQPGEDVAVGAPVAILTAEAPENPVARAAADVGPSSPPAPVPPEPKAPPPRAAEAATPPKAPVPKGGRILASPKARRLALQQGLDLSRLVKAGHPQPYHVADLEVLRALPNAAAPQAASQTSRRLTARVKHPALDVFLNWAQAQGLDNPDAALAGLLGKGHVATLGIERAGRLQSFTIAHRLSQVAETQDAPALILRDLRDSFVQDVDLGAENTPVLTLLPKGKGLLLVLECAPDHLSAADAIELLNTVAGRVAQPLRHLQ, encoded by the coding sequence ATGCCGCATGATGTGACAATGCCTCAACTGGGCATGGCGCAGGACGCGGGGCGTATCGTCGCCTGGCTGAAAGCGCCGGGCGACGCGGTTGCCAAGGGCGATGCCCTGTTCGAGGTCGAAACCGACAAGGCCACGATGGAGGTAGAGGCGCAGGCTTCGGGCTACTTGACCGGCGTTCTGGCCGATGAAGGCGATGACGTGCCTGTGGGGCAAGTGATCGCGCGCATCTCCGACAGTGCCGAGGATGACAGCCCTGCGCCTGCTGCCGCCCCGGAAGCCGCGCCTGTAAGCGACGCCCTGCCAGAGGGCCAACAGATCACCATGCCGCAGCTTGGCATGGCGCAAGATAGCGGGCAGATGGTGGGCTGGCTGGTCGAACTGGGCGCGCAGGTCGGCCCGGATGATCTGCTGTTCGAGGTCGAAACCGACAAAGCCACGATGGAAGTGCCCGCAGGGGCCAGCGGCTATCTGGCCGCGACCTTGGCGCAGCCGGGAGAGGATGTGGCCGTCGGCGCACCCGTGGCGATCCTGACCGCAGAGGCGCCGGAAAACCCCGTTGCGCGCGCGGCAGCAGATGTAGGCCCATCATCGCCCCCCGCCCCGGTGCCACCCGAACCAAAAGCCCCGCCACCCAGGGCCGCGGAAGCCGCAACACCCCCCAAAGCGCCGGTCCCAAAGGGCGGGCGCATTCTGGCGTCGCCCAAGGCGCGGCGCTTGGCATTGCAACAGGGGCTGGACCTGTCGCGCTTGGTAAAAGCGGGCCACCCGCAGCCTTATCATGTCGCCGATCTGGAGGTGCTGCGCGCCCTGCCCAATGCCGCGGCCCCGCAGGCCGCAAGCCAAACCAGCCGCCGCCTGACCGCACGGGTCAAACACCCGGCTTTGGACGTGTTCCTGAACTGGGCGCAGGCGCAAGGGCTGGACAACCCCGATGCCGCCTTGGCGGGGCTGCTGGGCAAAGGGCATGTCGCAACGTTGGGCATAGAGCGGGCAGGCCGCCTGCAAAGTTTCACCATCGCGCACCGCCTGTCGCAGGTTGCCGAAACCCAAGACGCGCCCGCCCTGATCTTGCGCGATCTGCGCGACAGTTTCGTGCAGGACGTGGATCTCGGGGCAGAGAATACGCCCGTGCTGACGCTGCTGCCAAAAGGCAAAGGGCTACTGCTGGTGCTGGAATGCGCGCCCGACCACCTAAGCGCGGCAGACGCAATCGAGCTTTTGAACACTGTTGCAGGACGCGTGGCGCAACCGCTTCGCCACCTGCAGTAA
- a CDS encoding NAD-dependent succinate-semialdehyde dehydrogenase codes for MDHTDLYINGAWVQTDTRFDVINPATETVLASVASAELEHADAALDAAEAAMADWAKRTPRERSEVLRRAWELMTARLDHFAHLITLENGKAGADARGEATYAAEFFRWFAEEAVRADGMITHAPSSGARIMVQHKPAGLAVLITPWNYPAAMGTRKIAPALAAGCAVIIKPASETPLTMLALMPLLAEAGVPPGLVNVLPSKRTGALVDHMLHDPRVRVVSFTGSTGVGRTLLKGAADQVLKPAMELGGNAPVLVFDDADMDTAIEGTMLAKMRNLGEACTAANRIYVHADIAPEFTARLTAAMSALKLGDGTDPSVDVGPLVNAATRDKVAAFVADAVAKGAKVECGGVVPEGTGYFYPPTVLSNVPENADCVQDEIFGPVAAIQTFSDQEDVIARANNTEYGLVAYVFSGDFKRALQVCERLDYGMVGLNRGLVSDPAAPFGGTKQSGLGREGGHEGMLEFMETQYISASW; via the coding sequence ATGGACCACACCGATCTTTATATCAACGGCGCATGGGTGCAGACCGACACGCGGTTTGACGTCATCAACCCGGCAACCGAAACCGTTCTGGCCTCTGTCGCCAGTGCCGAACTCGAACATGCCGACGCCGCGCTGGACGCCGCCGAAGCCGCGATGGCCGATTGGGCCAAGCGCACCCCGCGCGAACGCTCGGAAGTGCTGCGCCGCGCGTGGGAGTTGATGACCGCGCGGCTGGATCACTTCGCGCATCTGATTACGCTGGAAAACGGCAAGGCAGGCGCGGACGCACGGGGCGAGGCGACCTATGCCGCCGAATTCTTCCGCTGGTTCGCAGAGGAAGCCGTCCGCGCCGATGGGATGATTACCCATGCCCCCAGCAGCGGCGCGCGGATCATGGTGCAGCACAAGCCCGCCGGGCTGGCGGTGCTGATTACGCCTTGGAACTACCCCGCTGCGATGGGCACACGCAAGATTGCGCCCGCGCTGGCGGCAGGCTGCGCGGTCATCATCAAACCCGCGTCAGAGACGCCGCTGACCATGCTGGCGCTGATGCCGCTTCTGGCAGAGGCCGGCGTGCCGCCCGGCCTTGTGAATGTGCTGCCCTCGAAGCGCACGGGGGCGCTTGTGGACCACATGCTGCATGACCCGCGCGTGCGGGTGGTCAGCTTCACCGGGTCCACCGGTGTCGGGCGCACATTGCTGAAAGGGGCCGCCGACCAAGTGTTGAAACCGGCGATGGAACTGGGCGGCAACGCGCCCGTGCTCGTGTTTGACGATGCCGATATGGATACGGCAATCGAGGGCACGATGCTGGCCAAAATGCGCAACCTGGGCGAGGCCTGCACCGCCGCGAACCGCATATACGTTCACGCCGACATTGCCCCAGAGTTTACCGCCCGGCTGACCGCCGCCATGTCGGCGCTGAAACTGGGTGACGGCACCGACCCGTCGGTCGATGTTGGCCCGCTGGTGAATGCCGCAACCCGCGACAAGGTGGCCGCGTTCGTGGCCGATGCCGTCGCCAAGGGCGCCAAGGTCGAGTGCGGCGGCGTGGTGCCAGAGGGCACAGGCTATTTCTACCCGCCGACCGTGCTGTCGAACGTTCCCGAAAACGCCGATTGCGTGCAGGATGAAATCTTTGGTCCGGTTGCCGCGATACAGACCTTTAGCGACCAAGAAGACGTGATCGCCCGCGCCAACAACACCGAATATGGGCTGGTCGCCTATGTGTTCTCGGGCGATTTCAAGCGCGCGTTGCAGGTCTGCGAGCGGTTGGATTACGGCATGGTTGGCCTCAATCGCGGGTTGGTCAGCGACCCGGCAGCCCCCTTTGGCGGGACCAAGCAATCCGGGCTGGGCCGCGAAGGCGGGCATGAGGGGATGCTGGAATTCATGGAAACGCAATATATCTCGGCCAGTTGGTAA
- a CDS encoding 2-oxo acid dehydrogenase subunit E2, producing MDLKASPSTKSYAANKGVDLEELARKTGRSTLGREDVDAHLGGNAPAMGGPDQSRYWAVDHAAQGPVSEEPLSRMAKVAAANLSAAHALIPQVTHHDRADISAVDALRKAWRAEAQARGLKLTALAFHVMALAQCLRAFPRFNASLSADGETLILKDYVHIGIAVDTPHGLMVPVIRNADRKGLWELSAEIADLAARAQARKIGPDEMGGASMSISNLGGIGGIGFSPIVNPPELAILGITRTGTVTLWEGDTPRPVPMVPLDLSYDHRVINGADAARFMARYCQLLADPRNMMV from the coding sequence ATGGACCTGAAAGCAAGCCCCAGCACCAAGAGCTACGCCGCCAACAAGGGCGTTGATCTGGAAGAACTGGCCCGAAAAACCGGGCGCAGCACCTTGGGCCGAGAGGATGTTGACGCACACCTGGGCGGCAACGCACCTGCCATGGGCGGGCCGGACCAGTCCCGTTATTGGGCTGTGGACCATGCCGCGCAGGGGCCTGTGTCCGAAGAACCGCTGTCGCGCATGGCCAAGGTTGCCGCCGCGAACCTGAGCGCGGCACATGCGTTGATCCCGCAGGTCACGCATCATGACCGCGCCGATATCTCTGCGGTGGATGCGTTGCGCAAAGCGTGGCGCGCAGAGGCGCAGGCGCGCGGGCTAAAACTGACCGCGCTTGCGTTTCATGTCATGGCGCTGGCGCAGTGCTTGCGCGCGTTTCCACGGTTCAACGCTTCGCTTTCCGCCGATGGTGAGACGTTGATTCTGAAAGATTACGTGCATATCGGCATCGCCGTGGACACGCCCCATGGCTTGATGGTGCCGGTTATCCGCAACGCAGACCGCAAAGGGCTGTGGGAGCTGTCCGCCGAAATCGCGGACTTGGCCGCCCGCGCGCAGGCCCGCAAGATCGGCCCGGATGAGATGGGCGGCGCGTCCATGAGCATCAGCAATCTGGGCGGCATTGGCGGCATTGGGTTTTCGCCCATCGTCAACCCCCCGGAACTGGCGATTCTGGGCATCACCCGCACCGGAACCGTCACGCTCTGGGAGGGCGACACCCCCCGCCCGGTGCCGATGGTGCCGCTGGACCTGTCCTATGACCACAGGGTTATCAACGGTGCCGATGCCGCGCGGTTCATGGCGCGCTATTGCCAGCTTCTTGCAGACCCGCGCAATATGATGGTCTGA
- a CDS encoding DUF2793 domain-containing protein: MSELSPRLGLPFLLPAQAQKHVTHNEALETLDIVVHLTLEGIAAVTPPVSPGTGQVWALGTGATGDWSGNDGRLAAWMGDAWHFITPLPGWCAAMGTTLYIWDGTAWQIAAPDSLNNMTGIGINASADAVNRLALSSEASLFTHDGAGHQVKINKAGVTDTASLLFQTNWSGRAELGTAGNDDFSLKVSANGSAWHEAMVIDAANGMASFPAGLDVNGTLTGTAVTQSATDTSADRLLKVGDFGLGAMTPPAVSDLTTALAAGFYSIPDMATATGVPAGQSGAGTLLVMGAAAGATFLLGLPVASGAAQGFWLGSRAAATGAITWSKLWTSANTTVDANGFLREA, translated from the coding sequence ATGTCAGAGCTATCGCCCCGCCTTGGGCTGCCGTTTTTGTTGCCCGCGCAGGCTCAGAAACACGTCACGCATAACGAGGCGCTGGAGACGCTTGATATCGTCGTGCATCTGACGCTGGAAGGGATCGCGGCTGTCACTCCGCCGGTCAGCCCCGGCACCGGGCAGGTCTGGGCACTGGGCACCGGTGCGACTGGCGATTGGTCGGGCAATGACGGGCGGTTGGCGGCATGGATGGGCGATGCGTGGCACTTCATCACGCCGCTGCCGGGGTGGTGCGCGGCAATGGGCACAACGCTATACATCTGGGACGGCACCGCATGGCAAATCGCAGCGCCTGACAGTCTGAACAATATGACGGGCATAGGCATCAATGCCAGCGCCGATGCGGTGAACCGGCTGGCGCTGTCCTCGGAGGCCAGCTTGTTCACGCATGATGGCGCGGGGCATCAGGTCAAGATCAACAAGGCGGGGGTGACGGATACCGCAAGCCTGTTGTTCCAAACCAACTGGTCGGGGCGGGCCGAACTGGGGACAGCAGGCAATGACGATTTCAGCCTAAAGGTCAGCGCCAATGGCAGCGCGTGGCACGAGGCGATGGTAATCGACGCCGCCAACGGTATGGCCAGCTTTCCCGCCGGTCTGGACGTGAACGGCACGCTGACCGGGACCGCCGTGACCCAAAGCGCAACCGATACCAGCGCGGACAGGCTGCTAAAGGTCGGCGATTTTGGGCTGGGTGCCATGACGCCCCCGGCGGTGTCGGACCTGACAACCGCCCTTGCAGCGGGGTTCTACAGCATTCCCGATATGGCCACGGCAACAGGCGTACCCGCAGGCCAAAGCGGCGCGGGCACGCTGCTGGTCATGGGTGCCGCGGCAGGGGCCACCTTTCTGCTGGGATTGCCGGTTGCCAGCGGGGCCGCGCAAGGGTTCTGGCTTGGGTCGCGCGCTGCGGCCACGGGGGCGATAACTTGGTCGAAACTTTGGACCTCTGCCAATACCACGGTCGATGCCAACGGTTTTCTGCGCGAAGCCTAA